From the genome of Muricauda sp. SCSIO 64092, one region includes:
- a CDS encoding alpha/beta hydrolase, translated as MPYWLYILFVVLGIYLVISMILYLIQDYMLFKPEKLPADFQFVYENQVTEEYNIETRDGAVINGLHFKSPNPKGVVFYLKGNSKSIKGWGKFAVDFTRHNYDVIMVDYRGFGKSTGKRTHKAIKRDMQVVYNKIKEKVAEKYIVLYGRSLGSGFAAKLASMNNPRMLVLDAPYYSLSKVAKKFIPFMPISLIIKFPIPTYKWLKYVQCPIHIIHGTDDQLIPYKSSVKLSKINPNNTTLHTVIGGGHKDLNQFEAYHKMLSDIVNTKPGKMDLTGSSIEYDYAKKKPRAKA; from the coding sequence GTGCCTTATTGGTTGTACATCCTTTTCGTGGTCCTTGGGATTTATCTGGTGATCAGTATGATCCTCTACCTGATTCAGGATTATATGTTGTTCAAACCTGAGAAGCTCCCGGCGGATTTTCAGTTCGTTTATGAAAATCAGGTCACTGAAGAATACAATATAGAAACCAGGGACGGTGCCGTAATCAACGGACTCCATTTTAAATCGCCCAATCCCAAAGGAGTCGTTTTTTATCTAAAGGGCAATTCCAAAAGTATTAAGGGTTGGGGCAAATTTGCCGTGGATTTCACCCGTCATAATTATGATGTGATCATGGTGGACTACAGGGGCTTTGGCAAAAGTACCGGTAAACGCACCCACAAGGCCATTAAACGCGATATGCAGGTGGTTTACAACAAAATCAAGGAAAAGGTCGCGGAAAAATATATCGTTCTCTACGGCCGCAGTTTGGGCTCCGGTTTTGCCGCTAAATTGGCGTCCATGAACAACCCAAGGATGTTGGTCCTGGATGCGCCCTATTACAGCTTGAGCAAAGTGGCCAAAAAATTCATCCCCTTTATGCCCATATCGCTCATTATAAAATTCCCCATCCCAACATACAAATGGTTGAAATATGTCCAATGTCCCATTCATATTATCCATGGAACGGACGATCAATTGATTCCCTATAAGAGCAGTGTTAAACTATCCAAGATCAACCCCAATAACACTACCTTGCATACGGTGATTGGAGGTGGGCATAAGGACCTGAACCAATTTGAAGCCTACCACAAAATGCTCTCGGACATTGTGAACACCAAACCAGGAAAAATGGATTTAACGGGTTCCAGTATTGAATACGATTATGCAAAAAAGAAGCCTAGGGCAAAAGCTTAG